Below is a window of Pseudarthrobacter equi DNA.
GGATCAGCGCGGCCCCGCCGGCGGCAAAGGAGCCCAAATGCATCAGGTGCCAGTCGTTGGGAACACCCGGGGCGGCGTCGGCATCGCAACTGTATTGGCACATGGGTGATACCCAGCCCCGGTGCTGCAGTTCCAGGGACCTCAGCTTCAGCGGCTCGAAGAGCGCCGGCACTAGAAGAGCACCCTCGCCAGGGCCTGGCGCGCCTTGGCCACCCGTTCGTCCGAGGCCCCCACGACGTCAAACAGCTCCAGCAGCCGCACCCGCGCGGTCTCACGCTCCGGGCCGAAGTTCCGGCCGATAAAGGCCACCACGCGGTTCAGCCCATCCTCAACGTGGCCCCCGGCGACATCAAGGTCCGCGACGCCCAGCTGCGCTTCAATGTTGTCCGGCTCATTGGCCGCCAGCGCCCGGATGGCCTCGGTGTCCTGGGCAGACACCACCTGCAGCCTGGCCATCAGCTCCACCTGTGCCAGGCCGGCCTTGGCCTCGTGATCGGACGGCATCTCGTTAAGGGCCTGCCGGTACGCTTCTGCCGCCGACTCGTAGTCCCCTGCTTCGATGGCGTCGTACGCGGCCTGGTGCAGCGGGGGCAACGGAGCTTCTTCCGGTTCGCCGCCGTCCCCGGCGTTCAGGCTGCCGGTGACACCGTTGGCAGCGGCAACCTTCAGCAGTTCATCGAAAAGGCTGCGCACCTGTTCTTCCTCGGCGTGGCCCTGGAAGAGGGGAACCGGCTGCCCCTTCAGGACGGCCACTGCAGTGGGCACGGCCTGGACCTGGAAGGCCTGGGCAAGCTGGGGGAACGCTTCGATGTCAGCAGCGCCCAGTACCAGCCGGCCGCCGTAGCCGGCCACCACGCGGTCCAGGACCTCAAGGGCCGCAGCGGATTCCGGGGAGTACGGAGCCC
It encodes the following:
- a CDS encoding tetratricopeptide repeat protein, which codes for MSSPASRPVPPAAANLLNLRGAVDLSSLKQRPAAPSPSAAPPSQDAPAGTPAAGGTSGPGNGPELRVEVTEMNFQQLVELSAQVPVVFALWAPYSPESAAALEVLDRVVAGYGGRLVLGAADIEAFPQLAQAFQVQAVPTAVAVLKGQPVPLFQGHAEEEQVRSLFDELLKVAAANGVTGSLNAGDGGEPEEAPLPPLHQAAYDAIEAGDYESAAEAYRQALNEMPSDHEAKAGLAQVELMARLQVVSAQDTEAIRALAANEPDNIEAQLGVADLDVAGGHVEDGLNRVVAFIGRNFGPERETARVRLLELFDVVGASDERVAKARQALARVLF